The sequence TTGCAGGGAAGGCGTTATATACCTTTGTTCCACAAACAATCGAGAGGATTAAATTTACTTGGTAAGGATGGTTTCAGGTATTATTGTAAATTCTTGCATTCTTGTCAGACACATTTGAATTGAAAGTTCTAGGAATATGGAatgcattttataaaaaaaaattatctatcACACATTTCCCGCCAAGATATTGTCTCACTGTTCTTTTACTCACGGAAACTTGGCTATAGAAATCTTAAGTTAATACATATAGATAAAATTGGTCAGAGGTCTCATAATTGGACcaaactacatacatgtatagtctGTCTTCATGAATATTATTGTGCTAATACGTTATTATGTCAATTTCTTCTGTTTTGCCACATTAGAGCATTTacttaatatcagaaacaaaatcAAAGACGTAAAAGATAAGCAAAAAGATGTTAGGAAAGTTCCTTCATTGCACCAATATATAACATGACAAAGataatattttctgaaaaatatatataaattttgagacatgttttttttttacaatatttgtaatatacatatatgtacactaaAATGTTCATcattgaataaataaaacataacaataaataaGAGAGATTGCGATCATTGAAACAAGAAAGACAACAAAGAACAAAATGAGACTGTATCAATGGCCACTTTAAAGCACATTATCGTACATCTTATAATCTGAATCGTATGCAGTGTTCAGAGCCTGAACTAAGCGCGCGAAATCGTTACGACTGAATGTGTTGTCACGTGGTCTGTGTACTTTTTCCACAAGATTCTCGGCACGTCTAATGCTGCTGACATGACCCTTCCTCCTTGGAGTTGGCTCCCCTGGTACGAGACTGATCTCGTCCGGTGCGTGGTTTACATTCATCCTTCTGGCGTACTGTGATCGTTCCCAGCTGTACCAAGGCGCTCCGCTAGTGAAACACGAGTTCTGGTCGGCTATCCTGTCTCCATCAACGTAGTACATCATATAGAAGTTACACATCTCATCGTTCTGGGTGGCGCTGTAATCACGAAACCACACAATAAGGTTAAAGAACGGATCATATATTAGTGGCTCTATCATGAAAAATAGATCaataaatttaagatatttttgtaTGGACTTGTTAGGCACCAACATTTGAAAAGTACATGTTGTATTCTGTACTGTTCAATATTAACTCGTTCAATATCGACCTACATGTATTTCGTTTCCTTTATATAAATAGTATCATTAGTATATGAATGGTCAATTAAAACGATAGGTTTTGGTGTCAGCTATATGATCTAGTACAATATGGTAACCTACCCAATAGCTACATCTCTGTCAAGGTTATTTTCCATCGTACAGCGGGCAGCCTGTAAACGTAAATATAACTGTTAGTTTTCAATACATAATGCAACACTTTCTTCAAACAGGATGATTAGACAATTGACTTTTTAACTACAGTGTACCGTATTCGCTTCTTATTATCTTGGCTTTTGATAGAGTTAGTGATTAAACAATAACATAGGTTCTACAGATACATCCCGATTCCAAGGAAAACTGCTAAACCCGATATATCAAGCTATACAAAAGAAGCATTCTGTGGTCGGACACAAAGTTTTCGGCTCTTGCTTAGCGATCAGGATAAAGGaagtgggacgattggtttgcccgttatcagtataatatgactgggtggggtgtgttgtttgatgGCTTTGATTCAGAGAAATATCACTATGAGAAGGACCAAATTCCAATTATTACATGGAGATGCACTACGAATAAACCATCAACCACTCAAAATAACGTTAATGGAATTTTCTCAAGATATGATTTCACACCAAAGACTAGTTAGGATTGTATCTTTTATGCATATATCTCACCAATATGTCATCGTTTCGTATTTCCATCCCTGGGTTTGTTACGTTGTAAAACATCTGGAATAAATAAATGACTGATTACTTCATTATCTTCACAACGACAATTACTTCGATAAAAGCAGACTAACACAATTAGATCATAGATTGAATACGAATATAAACATTTTCCAGTGTCTGACCATATACATGAGCAGAGGTATACTGCCCAGTACTGAGCTAATGAATTAGAGCGATACATTCTCAGGGGATTGGAGAAGTACAGCAATGTTCTTTGTAAGTCAAGGTATCATCCTCCTTACATGGTGTTGGTCGTAAATAACGGGGTATAATCATACCATGTaattaagtattgatgtcaTGCACGTCCTCTATAGTTAACACACGCATGGATAACGATCTTATACTTTGTACGAATGTGTATCATCAATATTGAAGGTTCCGTAACCTCCACGGTACTAATTCAATAATATACACACTAGCTAGAGTACTGTAAGAATTATACATAGTACCTAGGGTACTGTAAGGGTTAGCGTTACACTGACCTACTCTAAGGACTGCTGATtacatagagattgaacagtgttttgattgcgttaaaggtggtatgaacgcaatgggatacagtgcgttaaaggtggtatgaacgcaatgggatacagacatattcaatgtagcgcgtaaGCGCtaaatgtagaatatgtctgtatcccattgcgttcataccaactttaacgcaatcaaaacactgttcaatctatatatttacataaataaatctactttttacgtaaaatttaaaacggtgatggttgctaagttgggtaattacggtagtcaggatgaccgaagatatagttccgattgttgaatgttatagctgcagtttggtttgaaatacaacaatgacacttttaaattattttcaacatatatattttttttcaatttgataatatatcaataatgtccatttcgaataaaaattgagataaccaaggcggaacgactaccggtgtgtatcgttgtcagggtagggatgcggtccgaagtggagcgagccgccatatttgattttcaaccgaggaaagtgacTGTGATATAGCCttttgatggtatgaccgttgagctgctgaatgtttgtcatgaaTGTATCGGTCCAAGAACGCGatttagactaaattcttcatagtcatgacttttattttattgtacggatgatagacaaacgtttgcgtgtgtgtaggcctGATTTGAATGCCAAGACGCCCCCatttaagctgatgatactgtttcggataggctacctgtaataggtttttttttttttttagaaacctgtatatgatctgttaacctattgttcgcttagacgctcccagaattgttcaccgactatcagatgttctgtatatttaggtgagataagtgaccgtacacacatgtacaactgacgtaactatgggattccccgaacattcccgAGAAAAGCACCCCGGTTGAAGCCctgaccagcgattcattttgtagtttattaccgttacaatgcttgaacacatgttttgttttgatgtcaaatacatatctaattggatgtaataaaaactctttattgttattttaaaatccgtcaacttatgacgcaaaatcttatcgaagcgtgaactagaagtagtccgaacctgcactgcgtttgtattcatacgtctttgcgtttacgctaatttgaacgcaactccctcccgttgactatatagggacatatgtaaatatatagctATAAACACACTAAGTAACAGGTCAACCAACTTTCAACAAAACTAGTAACTCCTTTCAAAATTCGTGATGTTAACCAATGTTCAATAAATCAACAACGAGCGTAACAAACGCGCTATTGTTGCCGCagtatttttctttatagaatAATGTAATAATCAGTAAAATAACATGTATAGCTTGTTACTGTTAGAAATTAACAAATGCGCGAATATTTCCAAATTTTTGGTAGTTAAACTACTAAAAAGTAGCAAAAGTGAAGCTGAAGCATGGTGTATTCGTGTTGTTCGAATATAAGTGATTCTCTTATTGCTGTTGTCAATGTCTCTCATTCTACAGGTATTGACAATTTAACATGTTCTATAATGTaatgaaattcaaaaaaaaaagaaaatatcccAAAATGTTCTATGTCGGAAGAAAAAAACTGTTATCATATTGTGTcatttcggggcgaaaagacgaaatttaaggtttgttaattttcgtctgtTTGGGGcaaaaagacgagatttttgaaggcgaaaaaaACGAGAATTAAAGCAGCTAATTAGCGTGCATCACTTTCGTCTTTCGCCTCGAAAACACGAAATACAGAAAtggttaattttcgtcttttcggggcgaaaagtcACATATCAGCCGTTCACACGTACTTGAAGATTACATTCTGTCATATGAATAAAGAATCGATTTACtgatattttaaagttatttttatcgTGATTGTATCTTTCTGTTCTGTGTGTATCCAATATCGCCTTGATCCGGGTATTAACTTTACTTTCATTGAGGagttaaaataataataccTGTGGTTCTTGAGGGCTCTTCCTGCCAATCTCCTTCCATTGGCCATCTCGGACTCTGTATCCGGATACAACTCTCCCTGAACACCATAagatgatatataattaaaattaatatttaaaccaatacaattacaatattattgcgaaaaatcattcaaaattgAGAAACAGTATTTTGAAGGATAACACATAATGCATTGTTTGATGTCAATGGTCTATAGTAGACTAGTAAAGTTATACACTAAGTACTATTGGCCATTAAAGAGTGCCAAATTAATCTTTATAcatccattttgttttaaaaaaaatatgataacgCGTTAATACAAGAATAACAATGAGCATAAAACATACCCTTTGGAAGCAATATCATGTTGTCAACCcgttgtgatgtcacaatagtaATATGGACTCTGTGTTTTAAACCTATTTCCCTCCATATGAACTTGAATTAGTAATAAATGAATTCAGAGTTTACCTATTATGGACAATAGGTATCACAAAAAGTGAACATACTGTACTACATCTTAccgagtgtgtgtgtgtgggttcTAAAAGCAAATGGATGAAGAACAAGATCAGTGCTGAGAGGACAAGCAGACTCCAAgaattctgtaaaataaaaaacgGTAATATAAAATCTAGTGTTTAAATACCCATTATTGTATTGTGATAATGTttgttataattatgtaatgttatttttaatatttccacATAACcataacatttttattaatcTATTTAATATCATGTTGTAATGCTAGAAACCActtcaatatttgaaatgcCTGAAATCACAACCGATAAATAATTTATCAGATTTATCGTTTACTTCTGTAATGTTTGTATGACGTACCTGTGGAATGAGATGGGATATTTCCGCTTGTTGCAAGGAGATATACACCAGCTCTCTTAGGCATTCTGAAAGATAACCACATATATTTATGTTCAAACTTGTGtagttacaatgtatattatacaaatatagcattttgatgaggtcgatacatggttatatcgaccaaagaaaaaatattgaccgaggacgtagtccgaggtcgatattttttctgtggtcgatataaccatgtattgaccgaaatcaaaatgctatatttgttttattatttttcgggatttttttacattttgaaatgagtgcaAATCTAAATaagcatcgcattgtaaattctgctttgctatgacagttacaatcttatgattttgtaacatgtTTAATTTAAGAACAACATacgaaaacagtatcaattgatgcacttcacgCTTTTATTACATGCACCCGGTACATGCGTTCTTGtcaattgcatacatgtacatgtactcgaTTATACCTGTAGTTCCATGTcggacacagtcaattaaatgtgtagtttgttctccgttgaaataatccacttcgacgccaaacatatattaaaagattcagattgacatgaACATACATTCTattatgcttagtactccatttcgtaaaataaaaatcgtatacatacTGTACGATTAGCTTAATTCGGCCTAATGTTGTTACTAAGTCTAGGtagaaattttcaaataaatatcaaacgtattcactattcaatggctccagatgcttaatgaatgttactcgattatttcctactctcctaccgtgtttatgttgaaaatttgaaagtttaaactgtagtcatcagctggaagtcattatcatctttgatagaaaccgtaacaatcaacgtcgtctgtcacattttgtggttacgcttcaaactcaggtcatcacagcgtttgtttcaaagcgccaggaacacgaagcgttttggtaacgtagatgataacgttatctaaaaataaccgtgcaatatactttttctataaactacttccggaaaaatcgtgcaatatagttttttatcggtgagcacgtggc is a genomic window of Argopecten irradians isolate NY chromosome 10, Ai_NY, whole genome shotgun sequence containing:
- the LOC138332934 gene encoding probable peptidylglycine alpha-hydroxylating monooxygenase 1 isoform X2; translated protein: MKQRPVGFRPHANKDIAHHILLYGCKQPGVRGDNAIWNCGEMAHTTSSYSTAGVCGQGQQIVYAWAMDAPALKLPEGVGFKVGGDTDIDYLVLQVHYKNVDPFLAGETDSSGITMETTKQPMPKRAGVYLLATSGNIPSHSTEFLESACPLSTDLVLHPFAFRTHTHTLGRVVSGYRVRDGQWKEIGRKSPQEPQMFYNVTNPGMEIRNDDILAARCTMENNLDRDVAIGATQNDEMCNFYMMYYVDGDRIADQNSCFTSGAPWYSWERSQYARRMNVNHAPDEISLVPGEPTPRRKGHVSSIRRAENLVEKVHRPRDNTFSRNDFARLVQALNTAYDSDYKMYDNVL
- the LOC138332934 gene encoding probable peptidylglycine alpha-hydroxylating monooxygenase 1 isoform X1, with amino-acid sequence MKAILAVLAALVCCTHASPFKKSVKTEDVNFLMPTVQPKVKDTYLCYGMKMNATPTYVVGFRPHANKDIAHHILLYGCKQPGVRGDNAIWNCGEMAHTTSSYSTAGVCGQGQQIVYAWAMDAPALKLPEGVGFKVGGDTDIDYLVLQVHYKNVDPFLAGETDSSGITMETTKQPMPKRAGVYLLATSGNIPSHSTEFLESACPLSTDLVLHPFAFRTHTHTLGRVVSGYRVRDGQWKEIGRKSPQEPQMFYNVTNPGMEIRNDDILAARCTMENNLDRDVAIGATQNDEMCNFYMMYYVDGDRIADQNSCFTSGAPWYSWERSQYARRMNVNHAPDEISLVPGEPTPRRKGHVSSIRRAENLVEKVHRPRDNTFSRNDFARLVQALNTAYDSDYKMYDNVL